Within the Pseudomonas chlororaphis subsp. aurantiaca genome, the region GCTGGTGTTCCGCAAGCCCAAGCCGCTGGCCGTCCGCGATCCCCGGCTCGCCTGATGGGTAGCGCGGCGGCTGCAGGGTTTGCCGCGCTTCTGTAGGAGCGAGGCTTGCTCGCGATAGCAGTGCCTCAGGTACACCGTGTCGTGCCTATCGCGGGCAATCGAGCGTCGACCGGCCGCTCCTACAGAAGACGGCTGCTGGCAGGTTTCAGCCCTTCCACACCTGCGGGTTGACCAGGTCCTGCGGGCGTTCGCCGAGCAGGGCGCTGCGCAGGTTGGCCAGGGCACGGTTGGCCATGGCGTCGCGGGTTTCATGGGTGGCCGAGCCGATGTGCGGCAGGGTCACGGCGTTTTTCAGTTGGAACAGCGGCGACTCGGCCAGCGGTTCCTTCTCGTAGACGTCCAGGCCGGCACCGCGAATCGTACCGTTCTGCAGGGCCTCGATCAGCGCCGGCTCATCCACCACCGGACCGCGGGAGATGTTCACCAGGATCGCGCTCGGCTTCATCAGCGCCAGTTCGCGGTGGCTGATCAGGTGCCTGGTCTTTTCGCTCAACGGCACCACCAGGCAGACGAAATCCGCTTCGGCCAGCAACTGCTCGAGGCTACGGAACTGCGCGCCCAGCTCCTGTTCCAGCGCGGTCTTGCGGCTGTTGCCGCTGTAGATCACCGGCATGTTGAAGCCCAGGCGACCGCGTCGGGCGATGGCCGCGCCGATATTGCCCATGCCGACGATGCCCAGGGTCTTGCCATGCACATCGCAACCGAACAGCGGCGCGCCGACGCTGGCCTGCCATTGCCCGGCCTTGGTCCAGGCGTCCAGTTCGGCGACGCGCCGGGCACTGCTCATCAGCAGGGCGAAGGCCAGGTCGGCGGTGCTTTCGGTGAGCACGTCCGGGGTGTTGGTGAGCATGATCCCGCGTTCGTTGAAGTAGGCCAGGTCATAGTTGTCGTAACCCACCGAGACACTGGAGACCACTTCCAGCTGGCTGGCGTTTTCCAGCTGCGCGCGGCCCAGCTTGCGACCGACGCCGATCAGGCCGTGGGCGTGGGGCAGGGCTTCGTTGAATTGCGCGCCGATATCGCCCAGCTTGGGGTTGGGCACTATCACCTCGAAGTCCTGGCGCAGGCGCTCGATCATGTCCGGAGTGATGCGGCTGAAGGCAAGTACGGTCTTTTTCATCGCGGGAAAGCTCGTCAGGCGGAGGAGAATGCCAAGCAAGCTAACATTCCCCACGGGCTTTTTGTAGCGGCTGCGGCAGGCTGTGAGGGCAAGAAGGTTCTGCGACTGTAACCGCTGCCGAAGGCTGCGATCGGCTCCGCAGGAGACGTGCTCTTGGGATCGCAGGGCGGCAGCGGCTACAGGGATGGGGGACGCATGACAAAGCCCCGAGGGGCTTGGCTCAAGTGGTCATGCGCACGCCGCTGAGACCGCCACTCAGTTCATAGGCCGCCAATTCCGCCTGATGGGCGGCGAGAATCTCCGGCAGGGTGTTGCGCAGGTACTCGACCCAGGTCTTGATCTTGGCGTCCAGGTACTGGCGCGACGGGTAGATGGCGTACAGGTTCAGCTCCTGGGAGCGGTACTTGGGCATGACCCGCACCAGGGTGCCGTTGCGCAGGCCCTCGATGGCCGCGTACACCGGCAGCACGCCCAGGCCCATGCCGCTGGTGATCGCGGTTTTCAGCGCGTCGGCGGAGTTCACCAGGAACGGCGAGCCGTTGAGGGTGACCCCTTCCTGGCCCTCGGGGCCGTCGAACAGCCATTTGTCCAGGGCGATCACCGGGCTCACCAGGCGCAGGCAGGCATGGTTCGACAGGTCGCTGGGGCTGCTCGGGCAGCCATTGGCTTTCACGTAGGCCGGCGAGGCGCAGACGATGCTGTAGGTGATGCCCAGGCGCTGGGAGACGAAACCCGAGTCCGGCAGTTCGCTGGCCAGCACGATGGACACGTCGTAACCCTCGTCCAGCAGGTCCGGCACGCGGTTGGCCAGGGTCAGGTCGAAGGTCACGTCCGGGTGCGACTTGCGGTACCGGGCGATGGCGTCGATCACATAGTGCTGGCCGATGCCGGTCATGGTGTGGACTTTCAACTGCCCGGACGGGCGCGCGTGGGCGTCGCTGGCCTCGGCCTCGGCTTCTTCGACGTAGGCCAGGATCTGCTCGCAGCGCAGCAAGTAGCGCTTGCCGGCTTCCGTGAGCGCGATGCGGCGAGTGGTGCGGTTGAGCAGGCGGGTTTGCAGATGGGCCTCCAGATTGGAGACCGCGCGCGAGACGTTGGCCGTGGTGGTGTCGAGCTGGACGGCGGCGGCGGTGAAGCTGCCGGCTTCGGCGACACAGCTGAAGGCGCGCATGTTTTGCAAAGTGTCCATGGGGTGCTCTCTGGGGAGATGGCAAATTGTGACACGAAGTAACAGATTGTTGGCTATTCCACCAAGGGATTATCGCGCGAACGGTAATAAAGATTCACAGGAATCCCAGCTTATCGCCGCAAAGCCCGCCGCCTAGAATTGCGCCGATCTGTAGGGCCCGCCGCGCTGGCGATCCCGCAACGCGGTGTTCCAGCGACGCCGCCTCGCGAGCGACCGGCTCCCGCACAGAATCGCCTCCCTCCCTATTTCAGGAATTCGCAGCAGTGCCGCGTCGCATCAGCAGAGAGCTGAAGACTCTCAGTGTTTGGGCTTTATCGTTAGCAATCAGCGGCTGCATCGGAACCGGGGGCATTGCCCCGCAAGGCAAGGCACTACCGGCCAATACCCTGGCCACCGACGAGGCGATCCAGAGCGCCGCGCGCGACGCCCGCTGGCCCGCTGCCCAGTGGTGGCAGGCCTATGGCGATGCGCAGTTGAACCAGTGGGTGAACCTGGCCGTGCAGGGCAGCCCGAGCATGGCCATGGCCGCCGCCCGGGTGCGCCAGGCGCGTGCCATGGCCGGTATCGCCGAGTCGGCCGAGTCGCTGCAGATCAAGGGCGACGCCACCCTCAAGCGCCACAACTGGCCCACCGACCAGTTCTATGGCCCGGGCGAGCTGGCCAACAGCACCACCTGGGACAACAACGCCGCGCTGGGCTTCAGCTACGCCCTCGACCTCTGGGGCCGGGAAAGCAATGCCAGCGAGCGCGCCGTGGACCTGGCGCACGTGAGCGCCGCCGAGGCGCGCCTGGCCCAGCTTGAATTGCAGAACAATGTCGTGCGCGCCTATATCCAGCTGTCGCTGC harbors:
- a CDS encoding 2-hydroxyacid dehydrogenase is translated as MKKTVLAFSRITPDMIERLRQDFEVIVPNPKLGDIGAQFNEALPHAHGLIGVGRKLGRAQLENASQLEVVSSVSVGYDNYDLAYFNERGIMLTNTPDVLTESTADLAFALLMSSARRVAELDAWTKAGQWQASVGAPLFGCDVHGKTLGIVGMGNIGAAIARRGRLGFNMPVIYSGNSRKTALEQELGAQFRSLEQLLAEADFVCLVVPLSEKTRHLISHRELALMKPSAILVNISRGPVVDEPALIEALQNGTIRGAGLDVYEKEPLAESPLFQLKNAVTLPHIGSATHETRDAMANRALANLRSALLGERPQDLVNPQVWKG
- a CDS encoding LysR family transcriptional regulator gives rise to the protein MDTLQNMRAFSCVAEAGSFTAAAVQLDTTTANVSRAVSNLEAHLQTRLLNRTTRRIALTEAGKRYLLRCEQILAYVEEAEAEASDAHARPSGQLKVHTMTGIGQHYVIDAIARYRKSHPDVTFDLTLANRVPDLLDEGYDVSIVLASELPDSGFVSQRLGITYSIVCASPAYVKANGCPSSPSDLSNHACLRLVSPVIALDKWLFDGPEGQEGVTLNGSPFLVNSADALKTAITSGMGLGVLPVYAAIEGLRNGTLVRVMPKYRSQELNLYAIYPSRQYLDAKIKTWVEYLRNTLPEILAAHQAELAAYELSGGLSGVRMTT